The following are encoded in a window of Tessaracoccus flavescens genomic DNA:
- a CDS encoding bifunctional chorismate-binding protein/class IV aminotransferase → MDPFVLLDDALSGDATLLTGLARVDLVTLADLDDTLASGWLDGLHCFAWLPYDLGEAELRVGDGASGALYWFRERTPGAHPPPATGQGWVADLGTSSTEAEFTAAVERIQAAIAAGSTYQINHTHRLVGRLLGDPRGLYSALRARQPVAFGVLAHLPGPAASWTLSLSPELFLSVDGEVATTRPMKGTAPADTDPEALREGPKNRAENLMIVDLLRNDLSRVAVPGTVEVPSLFDVERVGALWQMTSTVTARLHPGTTPAHLLRATFPCGSITGAPKLSSMRIVRGLEPDRRGIYTGSLGTITPTPDPPGWSMTLSVAIRTLEIDDEGTVRLGIGSGIVADSTAAGEWREGLDKARFITDHRPTLRVKETMAVVDGACRLADAHRARLAASLRALGFAPAPYAVDEAVAATGPGAWRVALEVDADGGSHVARARLEPTPEPVSALLAPTPWTVGPLSRHKTSERAHLDEAVAAATGQGAFDTIGHDERGMVLEGGRSNVFARIGGRWLTPASRLGILPGIQRAELLADPGLIGAETIDEAEFTVENLRTADRVVLTNALRGPLVARVEDLA, encoded by the coding sequence ATGGACCCGTTCGTGTTGCTTGACGATGCGCTCTCAGGCGACGCGACCCTCCTGACCGGGCTCGCCCGGGTCGATCTGGTCACCTTGGCCGACCTCGACGACACGCTTGCCTCCGGATGGCTGGACGGCCTGCACTGCTTCGCCTGGCTGCCCTACGACCTGGGCGAGGCAGAGCTGCGCGTCGGCGACGGCGCGAGCGGCGCCCTCTACTGGTTCCGTGAGCGCACCCCCGGCGCGCACCCTCCCCCTGCCACAGGCCAAGGCTGGGTGGCCGACCTCGGAACGAGCAGCACCGAGGCCGAGTTCACGGCGGCCGTCGAGCGGATCCAGGCGGCCATCGCGGCGGGATCGACGTATCAGATCAACCACACCCACCGCCTCGTCGGTCGGCTGCTCGGCGACCCGCGGGGCCTCTACTCCGCGCTGCGGGCGAGGCAACCGGTTGCCTTCGGCGTCCTCGCCCACCTCCCCGGCCCCGCCGCTTCGTGGACGCTGAGCCTCTCCCCCGAACTGTTCCTCTCGGTCGACGGCGAGGTCGCGACCACACGTCCCATGAAGGGCACGGCACCGGCCGACACCGATCCGGAGGCACTGCGCGAAGGGCCGAAGAACCGCGCGGAGAACCTGATGATCGTCGACCTCTTGCGCAACGACCTCAGTCGCGTCGCCGTGCCGGGGACGGTCGAGGTGCCGAGCCTGTTCGACGTCGAGCGGGTCGGGGCGCTGTGGCAGATGACCAGCACCGTGACGGCGCGCCTGCATCCGGGCACCACCCCAGCCCACCTGCTGCGGGCCACCTTCCCCTGCGGCTCGATCACCGGCGCGCCGAAGCTGTCCAGCATGAGGATCGTCCGGGGCCTCGAACCCGACCGCAGGGGGATCTACACGGGATCGCTCGGCACCATCACGCCGACGCCTGACCCACCTGGCTGGTCCATGACGCTCAGCGTCGCCATCCGCACCCTCGAGATCGATGACGAAGGGACCGTCCGGCTCGGCATCGGTTCGGGCATCGTCGCCGACTCCACCGCGGCCGGGGAGTGGCGCGAGGGCCTGGACAAGGCGCGCTTCATCACCGACCACCGGCCCACCCTCCGGGTGAAGGAGACCATGGCCGTGGTCGACGGCGCCTGCCGCCTCGCGGACGCCCACCGGGCCCGCCTCGCGGCCTCCCTGCGGGCGCTCGGCTTCGCCCCCGCCCCGTACGCCGTCGACGAGGCCGTCGCCGCGACAGGGCCTGGGGCCTGGCGCGTCGCGCTCGAGGTCGACGCCGACGGCGGCTCGCACGTGGCACGGGCCCGCCTCGAACCGACCCCCGAGCCGGTCAGCGCACTGCTCGCGCCGACACCGTGGACGGTGGGCCCACTCTCGCGCCACAAGACGAGCGAGCGCGCCCACCTCGACGAGGCCGTCGCCGCCGCGACCGGCCAGGGAGCGTTCGACACGATCGGCCACGACGAGCGCGGCATGGTGCTCGAGGGCGGGCGCAGCAACGTCTTCGCCCGGATCGGCGGCCGCTGGCTCACCCCTGCCTCCCGCCTCGGCATCCTGCCCGGCATCCAGCGGGCGGAACTGCTCGCCGATCCCGGCCTGATCGGGGCCGAGACGATCGACGAGGCGGAGTTCACCGTCGAGAACCTACGCACGGCCGACCGGGTCGTGCTCACCAACGCACTGCGTGGACCGCTCGTCGCACGCGTGGAGGACCTGGCGTGA
- a CDS encoding TrmH family RNA methyltransferase encodes MLIEVDDRCDERLRDFAGLRDAQLRRDEDRFIAEGLKIIERAFAAGCTPRSLLLQPRWLEGLRHVLEDWPEVPVYVAKETMIEQVSGFHVHRGALGSFERPAQAPLGSLLGGRRLVVCEEIVDHANLGAIVRVAAGLGWDGLLVTGGSADPLYRRAIKSSMGASLELPWRRMTGEAELHALREAGFRLVAATLRPGAVDLSRFEPSEKVALLLGTEGAGLSEAWQAAADDHVRIEMTDRVDSLNVATAAAILAYALR; translated from the coding sequence GTGCTGATCGAGGTTGACGACCGCTGCGACGAACGCCTGCGCGACTTCGCGGGGCTGCGCGACGCGCAGTTGCGCCGCGACGAGGACCGGTTCATCGCCGAGGGGCTGAAGATCATCGAGCGTGCCTTCGCGGCTGGCTGCACGCCGAGGTCGCTGCTGCTGCAGCCGCGCTGGCTGGAGGGGCTGCGGCACGTGCTCGAGGACTGGCCGGAGGTTCCCGTCTACGTCGCCAAGGAGACGATGATCGAGCAGGTCAGCGGCTTCCATGTGCACCGCGGGGCGCTGGGCTCGTTCGAACGACCGGCCCAGGCGCCTCTCGGCTCGTTGCTTGGCGGAAGGCGACTGGTCGTCTGCGAGGAGATCGTCGACCACGCCAACCTCGGCGCCATCGTGCGCGTGGCGGCCGGCCTCGGGTGGGACGGGCTGCTCGTCACCGGGGGCTCGGCGGACCCTCTGTACCGCAGGGCGATCAAGTCGTCGATGGGCGCCTCGCTCGAGTTGCCGTGGCGTCGCATGACCGGCGAGGCCGAGTTGCACGCCCTGCGCGAGGCCGGTTTCCGGCTCGTCGCCGCGACGCTTCGACCGGGCGCGGTGGACCTCTCCCGCTTCGAGCCGTCGGAGAAGGTGGCGCTGCTGCTCGGGACGGAGGGCGCGGGCCTGAGCGAGGCGTGGCAGGCGGCCGCGGACGACCACGTCAGGATCGAGATGACCGACCGGGTCGACTCGCTCAACGTCGCCACCGCGGCGGCCATCCTCGCCTACGCGCTCAGATGA
- a CDS encoding ABC transporter ATP-binding protein: MAAVAELAGVTLRRGNAVLLNSVSLIVDESERWVVIGPNGAGKTTLLQLLGAQLYPSDGVVGLLGEVVGAVDVFELRPRIGLSSSAFAERIPAGEKVRDVVLSAAYAVVGRWREDYDEYDVDRADDLLRSLRIDHLADRTFGTLSEGERKRTQIARALMTDPELLLLDEPASGLDLAGRESLVDTLSGICLDPASPATILVTHHVEEIPEGITHALLLKDGDVVAAGPIDQSLTGENLSQTFGLPLTVEHSDGRWHARSRR; this comes from the coding sequence ATGGCAGCGGTGGCAGAACTTGCAGGTGTGACCCTTCGACGTGGGAATGCGGTCCTGCTCAACTCGGTGTCCCTGATCGTCGACGAGTCCGAGCGGTGGGTCGTGATCGGCCCGAACGGCGCGGGTAAGACCACCCTCCTGCAGTTGCTCGGAGCCCAGCTCTACCCGAGCGACGGCGTCGTCGGGCTGCTCGGCGAGGTCGTCGGGGCCGTCGACGTCTTCGAGTTGCGGCCGAGGATCGGGCTGTCTTCTTCCGCCTTCGCCGAGCGGATCCCGGCGGGGGAGAAGGTCCGCGACGTCGTCCTCTCGGCCGCTTACGCCGTTGTCGGCCGGTGGCGCGAGGACTATGACGAGTATGACGTCGACCGGGCAGACGACCTGCTGCGCTCGCTGCGGATCGATCACCTCGCCGACCGGACGTTCGGCACGCTGAGTGAGGGGGAACGCAAGCGCACGCAGATCGCCCGTGCCCTCATGACAGACCCGGAGCTGCTGCTGCTCGACGAGCCGGCGAGCGGCCTCGACCTCGCGGGCCGCGAGTCCCTCGTCGACACCCTCTCCGGCATCTGCCTCGACCCGGCCTCACCCGCCACCATCCTCGTCACGCACCACGTGGAGGAGATCCCCGAGGGCATCACGCACGCCCTGCTGCTCAAGGACGGCGACGTCGTCGCGGCCGGACCCATCGACCAGAGCCTGACCGGGGAGAACCTGAGCCAGACCTTCGGGCTCCCGCTCACCGTCGAGCACTCCGACGGCCGCTGGCACGCGAGGAGTCGCAGATGA
- a CDS encoding MurR/RpiR family transcriptional regulator produces MDDVIDRIRRAVHTLRPAEARVARAVLDDPDAALTSTVASLAANAEASQASVVRFARALGFSGLPELRIALARELSRRQVELERSDIAEGQINSTDSLADVVTKLAFHEARSIEQTARLIDHADLDTVAHAIAEASQTCAIGVGASGLAAGDLAQKLQRIGLMCQYSPDTHVQLTQAALASPDSVLVAFSFGGSTVEVYRSVKLARARGALTVAVTNAPESPVAKAADIVLLTSAREAQLRAAALASRMAQLAVVDFLFVRVAQLRFDDLESALEATRVAVLEQHRVEG; encoded by the coding sequence ATGGATGACGTGATCGACCGCATCCGGCGCGCGGTCCACACGCTGCGCCCGGCCGAGGCGCGGGTGGCGCGGGCCGTGCTTGACGACCCCGACGCGGCGCTGACGAGCACCGTCGCCTCGCTCGCGGCCAACGCCGAGGCATCGCAGGCAAGTGTCGTGCGCTTCGCCAGGGCGCTGGGCTTCTCGGGGCTGCCCGAACTGCGGATCGCGCTCGCGAGGGAACTGTCGCGCAGGCAGGTCGAATTGGAGCGTTCGGACATCGCCGAGGGGCAGATCAACTCGACCGACTCACTCGCGGATGTCGTGACAAAGCTCGCCTTCCACGAGGCCCGCTCCATCGAGCAGACCGCGAGGCTGATCGATCACGCCGACCTCGACACCGTCGCCCACGCGATCGCGGAGGCCAGCCAGACGTGCGCGATCGGCGTCGGGGCATCGGGTCTTGCCGCGGGGGACCTGGCGCAGAAGCTGCAGAGAATCGGCCTGATGTGCCAGTACTCGCCCGACACCCACGTCCAGCTGACCCAGGCGGCCCTCGCCTCGCCGGACAGCGTGCTGGTCGCGTTCTCGTTCGGGGGCTCCACCGTCGAGGTGTACCGGAGCGTCAAGCTGGCGCGGGCGCGCGGGGCGCTCACCGTCGCCGTGACCAACGCTCCCGAGTCACCGGTGGCGAAGGCCGCCGACATCGTCCTGCTCACCAGCGCGCGCGAGGCCCAACTGCGTGCGGCCGCCCTCGCCAGTCGCATGGCGCAGTTGGCGGTCGTCGACTTCCTGTTCGTGCGGGTGGCACAGCTGCGCTTCGACGATCTGGAGTCGGCACTCGAGGCGACCCGGGTGGCCGTCCTCGAACAGCATCGCGTGGAGGGCTAA
- a CDS encoding bile acid:sodium symporter family protein, which yields MFILAALALGLLLPVSGTSGEVLDVVTKVAIFVLFFGYGARMSAAESLAGLKNWKLHAAILGTTFVIYPLIAVPMLWLPEWLASEPIRVGLIFLCLVPSTVQSSITFTSLAGGNVASAMVSATASNVLGVIFTPLLVMLMIPDAGGGSIGFSQIWDVVLQLLLPFFLGQLSRFVTAGFMERHKARLRYLDQGIICLIVYGAFSDLRVSGVWRELQLRDLLTVVVIVAALLAFMFWLTWALGGWFGFPRGDRIALLFCGTKKSLATGVPMASVLFSGPVVSVLVLPLMLYHQAQLIVSSILAGRLRNHSPEGPAGQG from the coding sequence ATGTTCATCCTCGCCGCATTGGCGCTCGGCTTGCTGCTCCCGGTCAGCGGAACCTCCGGCGAGGTGCTCGACGTGGTCACGAAGGTCGCCATCTTCGTGCTCTTCTTCGGCTACGGTGCCCGGATGTCGGCCGCCGAGTCCCTCGCGGGGCTGAAGAACTGGAAGCTGCACGCCGCGATCCTCGGGACCACGTTCGTGATCTACCCCCTGATCGCGGTGCCGATGCTGTGGCTGCCCGAGTGGTTGGCCTCCGAGCCGATCCGGGTGGGGCTGATCTTCCTGTGCCTCGTTCCCTCCACGGTGCAGTCGTCGATCACCTTCACCTCGCTCGCGGGCGGCAACGTCGCCTCGGCGATGGTCTCGGCGACGGCGTCGAACGTGCTGGGCGTGATCTTCACTCCCCTGCTTGTGATGCTGATGATCCCCGATGCCGGCGGCGGCTCCATCGGGTTCAGCCAGATCTGGGACGTCGTGCTCCAACTGCTGTTGCCGTTCTTCCTCGGCCAGCTCTCCCGGTTCGTGACCGCCGGGTTCATGGAGAGGCACAAGGCGCGGCTGCGCTACCTGGATCAGGGCATCATCTGCCTGATCGTCTACGGTGCCTTCTCGGACCTGCGCGTCTCCGGGGTGTGGCGTGAACTCCAGCTCCGCGACCTGCTCACCGTCGTGGTGATCGTGGCTGCGCTGCTGGCCTTCATGTTCTGGCTGACCTGGGCGCTGGGCGGCTGGTTCGGCTTCCCGCGCGGCGACCGGATCGCGCTGTTGTTCTGCGGAACGAAGAAGTCGCTCGCCACCGGCGTGCCGATGGCGAGCGTGCTCTTCAGCGGGCCGGTGGTCTCGGTGCTCGTGCTCCCGTTGATGCTGTACCACCAGGCCCAGCTGATCGTCAGCTCGATCCTGGCGGGACGGCTCAGGAACCACTCACCCGAGGGGCCCGCCGGTCAGGGCTGA
- a CDS encoding SPFH domain-containing protein, whose product MPEPSLIILIALVVVVVLLLAATLKIIRQQQVSLVERLGKFRKALEPGPHLVVPFFDQIRYTLDMREQVVPFPPQGVITEDNLMVSIDSVIYFQVVDPVRAAYEAQDYQAAIEQLTMTTLRNIIGGMDLEAALTSREEINQRLRAVLDEATGKWGIKVNRVELRAIEPPPTIRDAMEKGARAERDKRAAILLAEGQRQSQILSAGGDREAAILRAQGDREAQVLRAQADRQAQMLRAEGEAQAISTVFGAIHAAEPDQALLAYQYMQMMPKLARGDSNKVWIVPSELNDALKGLGQVTNMPEVRDYVSQATKKFEAPEKVDVHAEIEEQAERDRERSNETVEKAIADAQSLEKPAVGRRGSSTPALGQGGVPPLNSPDETPSALGDPQQMGFEPPAPGQPPVPPQQQWPMSPGQPPQGPGQPQP is encoded by the coding sequence GTGCCCGAACCGTCCCTCATCATCCTGATCGCCCTCGTCGTCGTGGTGGTGCTGCTGCTGGCCGCGACGCTGAAGATCATCCGGCAGCAGCAGGTCTCGCTCGTCGAGCGGCTCGGCAAGTTCCGCAAGGCGCTCGAGCCCGGCCCGCATCTCGTGGTGCCGTTCTTCGACCAGATCCGCTACACCCTCGACATGCGCGAGCAGGTCGTCCCGTTCCCGCCCCAGGGCGTGATCACCGAGGACAACCTGATGGTCTCCATCGACTCGGTGATCTACTTCCAGGTCGTCGACCCCGTCCGTGCCGCCTACGAGGCGCAGGACTACCAGGCCGCCATCGAGCAGCTGACCATGACCACGCTGCGCAACATCATCGGCGGCATGGACCTCGAGGCCGCGCTGACCTCCCGCGAGGAGATCAACCAGAGGCTGCGGGCCGTCCTCGACGAGGCCACAGGCAAGTGGGGCATCAAGGTCAACCGGGTGGAGCTGCGGGCCATCGAGCCGCCGCCCACGATCCGCGACGCCATGGAGAAGGGCGCCCGCGCCGAGCGCGACAAGCGCGCCGCGATCCTGCTTGCGGAGGGCCAGCGCCAGTCCCAGATCCTGTCGGCAGGCGGTGACCGTGAGGCGGCCATCCTCCGCGCTCAGGGCGACCGCGAGGCCCAGGTCCTGCGCGCCCAGGCAGACAGGCAGGCGCAGATGCTGCGCGCCGAGGGCGAGGCGCAGGCCATCTCGACGGTGTTCGGCGCGATCCACGCCGCCGAACCGGATCAGGCGCTGCTGGCCTACCAGTACATGCAGATGATGCCGAAGCTCGCCCGCGGCGACTCCAACAAGGTCTGGATCGTCCCTTCCGAACTCAACGACGCCCTGAAGGGGCTGGGCCAGGTCACCAACATGCCCGAGGTGCGCGACTACGTCTCGCAGGCGACGAAGAAGTTCGAGGCCCCGGAGAAGGTTGACGTGCATGCGGAGATCGAGGAGCAGGCCGAACGCGACCGGGAGCGCTCGAACGAGACGGTCGAGAAGGCCATCGCCGACGCCCAGTCGCTCGAGAAGCCTGCCGTCGGCCGCCGTGGATCGTCCACCCCGGCGCTCGGTCAAGGTGGGGTGCCGCCGCTCAACTCCCCGGACGAGACGCCGTCCGCGCTGGGTGATCCGCAGCAGATGGGCTTCGAGCCGCCCGCACCGGGGCAGCCGCCCGTGCCGCCGCAGCAGCAGTGGCCGATGAGCCCCGGACAGCCGCCGCAGGGGCCGGGGCAGCCTCAGCCCTGA
- a CDS encoding NfeD family protein, which produces MNEFMEWVRQNLWAGWGVLALGLAAAELLTLDLTLLMLAGGALAGGVTALVFPGLIWLQVLVAIITAVATLFLLRPTLLAKVRKAPGYRSSLDTLVGASGRATAAITAHAGEVKVDGQVWEARAYDPSMEIAEGEAIEVFGLEGITLIVYPKSRPLTS; this is translated from the coding sequence ATGAACGAGTTCATGGAGTGGGTCCGCCAGAACCTCTGGGCGGGATGGGGCGTGCTCGCCCTTGGCCTCGCAGCCGCCGAACTGCTCACGCTCGATCTGACCCTGCTGATGCTCGCGGGAGGCGCGCTCGCGGGCGGGGTCACCGCCCTCGTGTTTCCCGGTCTGATCTGGCTGCAGGTCCTCGTCGCCATCATCACCGCCGTGGCCACCCTCTTCCTGCTGCGCCCCACCCTCCTGGCGAAGGTGCGCAAGGCACCCGGCTACCGCTCCTCCCTCGACACCCTCGTCGGCGCGTCCGGCAGGGCGACCGCCGCCATCACGGCGCACGCCGGCGAGGTGAAGGTCGACGGGCAGGTCTGGGAGGCCCGCGCCTACGACCCCTCGATGGAGATCGCCGAGGGCGAGGCCATCGAGGTGTTCGGCCTCGAAGGCATCACGCTGATCGTCTACCCCAAATCCCGACCGCTCACCAGCTGA
- a CDS encoding PTS transporter subunit EIIC, translating to MKYDELSRQIADLVGGVDNIDTFTSCMTRLRLNVDDPEAVDVEALRKLDGVLGVVPGRQVQVVVGPGHAQRLREAFAEASGMSPEAEVDADDAAGPEDDVDVRDVSGETKAKVKARQSTSVHAGFRHIGNIFMPIIPGFIACGIITSIANIWKLINPGIVANPWFLAFAAIGGVLIGSLHLIVGHNTAKEFGGTPVLGFIAGAVPYMPALAGIAATVGADGVETAPAQPLTIPLFGNLAPALGGVIGVMITAWLFAVIEKWLRKRIPASLDLFIIPALTVLIGSLICLFVIMPISALIMQGLTWLLVDFALQQGGVFGGFLLATLFLPMVMLGVHQGLTPVHAQLIADHGFTQLLPILAMAGGGQDGMAIAVWMKTRNQKLRKIIKGALPLGLLGIGEPLIYGVSLPLVTPFITACLGAGFGGAFLAWGMQVSGAFGAQGLGLSGLLMTGVITPGMWLWYVGALAIAVLAGFLLTYFFGFKEHMVSRLA from the coding sequence ATGAAGTACGACGAGCTCAGTCGGCAGATCGCCGACCTGGTCGGCGGTGTCGACAACATCGACACCTTCACCAGTTGCATGACGCGGCTCCGCCTCAACGTCGATGACCCGGAGGCCGTCGATGTCGAGGCGCTCAGGAAGCTCGACGGTGTCCTCGGCGTCGTGCCGGGCAGACAGGTCCAGGTCGTGGTCGGACCCGGCCACGCCCAGCGGCTCCGCGAGGCCTTCGCCGAAGCCAGCGGCATGTCCCCCGAGGCGGAGGTCGACGCCGACGACGCCGCGGGGCCAGAGGATGACGTCGACGTGCGCGACGTCTCCGGCGAGACGAAGGCCAAGGTGAAGGCGAGGCAGTCGACCTCCGTGCACGCCGGCTTCCGGCACATCGGCAACATCTTCATGCCGATCATCCCTGGCTTCATCGCCTGCGGCATCATCACCTCGATCGCAAACATCTGGAAGCTGATCAACCCGGGGATCGTCGCGAACCCCTGGTTCCTCGCCTTCGCCGCCATCGGCGGAGTCCTCATCGGATCGCTGCACCTCATCGTCGGGCACAACACGGCCAAGGAGTTCGGGGGCACCCCGGTCCTCGGCTTCATCGCGGGCGCGGTGCCGTACATGCCGGCGCTCGCGGGCATCGCGGCGACGGTCGGGGCCGACGGGGTCGAGACCGCGCCGGCCCAGCCGTTGACGATTCCGCTCTTTGGCAACCTCGCGCCTGCGCTGGGCGGCGTGATCGGCGTCATGATCACCGCATGGCTGTTCGCGGTGATCGAGAAATGGCTCCGCAAACGGATCCCTGCCTCGCTCGACCTGTTCATCATCCCCGCGCTGACCGTGCTGATCGGTTCGCTGATCTGCCTCTTCGTGATCATGCCGATCTCCGCCCTGATCATGCAGGGCCTCACGTGGCTGCTCGTCGACTTCGCCCTCCAACAGGGCGGCGTGTTCGGCGGCTTCCTGCTCGCGACGCTGTTCCTGCCGATGGTGATGCTCGGCGTGCACCAGGGACTCACCCCGGTCCACGCGCAACTGATCGCGGACCACGGGTTCACCCAGCTCCTGCCGATCCTCGCCATGGCCGGCGGCGGCCAGGACGGGATGGCGATCGCGGTGTGGATGAAGACGCGCAACCAGAAGCTCCGCAAGATCATCAAGGGCGCGCTCCCGCTCGGCCTGCTCGGCATCGGCGAGCCGCTCATCTACGGCGTCTCGCTACCGCTGGTCACGCCGTTCATCACGGCCTGCCTCGGGGCCGGCTTCGGTGGCGCCTTCCTCGCCTGGGGCATGCAGGTCAGCGGCGCGTTCGGCGCGCAGGGGCTCGGCCTCTCGGGCCTGCTGATGACCGGCGTGATCACCCCCGGCATGTGGCTCTGGTACGTCGGCGCCCTCGCGATCGCCGTGCTCGCCGGCTTCCTGCTCACCTACTTCTTCGGGTTCAAGGAGCACATGGTCTCGCGCCTTGCGTGA
- a CDS encoding MupG family TIM beta-alpha barrel fold protein → MFLSLYPTDCEETREGVVDAARALGAEVFTSLHIPESDDLASYGTYLADLHRREGLNFCADISPTTLQKLSIGLDDLTLLHEWGVGIVRIDFGFTTDQVRRIADDGGFRIAINASTLTQAELDALDGIDLVAWHNYYPRPETGLSTGFFTNQNRLLADRGCAIYSFFPGEVSFRAPLGLGLPTLEHQRHRNAYVNHLELATLAPGTGAGCAEGTLLPHHLEWIGRYERTGEITVPVAGLDPAVSFLLDGARALRIEGTGISHRIEGTRQPRNATRILNADSREAGSLQMDTERTGRYCGEIHLMTTDRPLTADQVRVGQIATPYRGLVDLLRPGAAVRFVRA, encoded by the coding sequence ATGTTCCTCAGCCTCTACCCCACAGACTGCGAGGAGACCCGGGAGGGCGTCGTCGATGCCGCCCGGGCCCTCGGGGCCGAGGTGTTCACTTCACTACACATCCCCGAGAGCGACGACCTGGCCTCCTACGGCACGTACCTGGCCGACCTGCACCGGCGGGAGGGACTGAACTTCTGCGCGGACATCTCCCCCACGACGCTGCAGAAGTTGTCGATCGGGCTCGACGACCTGACGCTGCTGCACGAATGGGGCGTCGGGATCGTGCGGATCGACTTCGGATTCACGACCGACCAGGTGCGAAGGATCGCCGACGACGGCGGTTTCCGGATCGCGATCAACGCCTCAACGCTCACGCAGGCTGAGCTCGACGCCCTCGACGGGATCGACCTGGTGGCGTGGCACAACTACTACCCGCGTCCGGAGACGGGCCTCAGCACCGGGTTCTTCACGAATCAGAATCGCCTCCTCGCCGACCGGGGATGCGCCATCTACTCCTTCTTCCCCGGCGAGGTCAGCTTCCGTGCCCCGCTGGGGCTCGGACTGCCCACCTTGGAGCACCAACGCCATCGCAACGCCTACGTCAACCATCTCGAACTGGCGACGCTCGCTCCTGGAACGGGCGCCGGTTGCGCGGAGGGCACGCTGCTGCCCCACCACCTGGAATGGATCGGACGCTACGAGCGGACGGGTGAGATCACCGTCCCGGTCGCCGGCCTGGATCCGGCGGTCTCCTTCCTGCTTGACGGGGCGCGGGCACTGCGCATCGAAGGGACCGGCATCTCGCACCGCATCGAGGGGACGCGGCAGCCCAGGAATGCGACACGGATCCTCAACGCCGACTCCCGCGAGGCCGGAAGCCTGCAGATGGACACGGAGCGCACCGGCCGCTACTGCGGCGAGATCCACCTCATGACCACTGACCGGCCGCTGACGGCCGACCAGGTGCGCGTCGGCCAGATCGCCACCCCTTACCGGGGTCTAGTGGACCTGCTGCGCCCCGGGGCAGCGGTGCGCTTCGTCCGCGCCTGA
- the murQ gene encoding N-acetylmuramic acid 6-phosphate etherase: MTNTTESRNPRTLNLDELGTEEFLTVMNDEDRRVPAAVAEALPEIALAVDLIAERMRSGGRLIYLGAGTSGRLGVLDAAECPPTFGTDPGEVIGLLAGGEGAMFRAVEGAEDSASLGADDLRGINLTLDDVVVGIAASGGTPYVIGGLDHARGIGAGTVSLTCNRGAPVSDHADVAIEVDNGPEVLTGSTRLKAGTSQKLVLNMLSTATMVRLGKVYGNLMVDVKATNIKLRDRVIRIVRAATDCSADEAKAALDQADNHAKTAIVMILCGVDAPTARERLATADGFVRSAITRQ; encoded by the coding sequence GTGACGAACACAACGGAGTCGCGCAACCCGCGCACGCTCAACCTCGACGAGCTGGGCACGGAGGAGTTCCTCACCGTGATGAATGACGAGGACCGACGGGTGCCCGCCGCGGTCGCCGAGGCACTGCCCGAGATCGCCCTGGCCGTCGATCTGATCGCCGAACGCATGCGCAGCGGTGGGCGACTCATCTATCTGGGTGCTGGCACGAGCGGACGGCTCGGCGTGCTCGACGCGGCGGAATGCCCGCCAACCTTCGGTACCGACCCCGGCGAGGTCATCGGCCTGCTGGCCGGCGGTGAGGGGGCCATGTTCCGAGCGGTGGAGGGAGCGGAGGACTCGGCGTCGCTCGGCGCAGACGACCTGCGCGGCATCAACCTCACCCTCGACGACGTCGTCGTGGGAATCGCCGCTTCAGGGGGTACCCCGTACGTCATCGGTGGTCTCGACCACGCCCGCGGCATCGGGGCAGGAACCGTCTCGCTGACCTGCAACCGCGGAGCCCCGGTCAGCGACCACGCGGACGTCGCGATCGAGGTCGACAACGGGCCCGAGGTCCTGACCGGATCGACAAGGCTCAAGGCGGGCACCAGTCAGAAACTGGTGCTCAACATGCTGTCGACAGCCACCATGGTGCGGCTCGGGAAGGTCTACGGAAACCTGATGGTGGACGTGAAGGCGACCAATATCAAACTCCGCGACCGCGTCATCCGCATCGTCCGGGCGGCCACCGACTGTTCGGCCGACGAGGCGAAGGCGGCCCTCGATCAGGCGGACAACCACGCAAAGACCGCCATCGTCATGATCCTCTGCGGCGTCGATGCCCCGACGGCACGCGAACGCCTCGCCACGGCCGACGGCTTCGTCCGCTCAGCCATCACCCGGCAGTGA